TTTGGCTGACTATTGGCAAAAGCGTCCGCTACTCATCCGGGGTGCAATCCCTAACTTCCAGACATTACTGACACCAGATCAACTCGCAGGACTGGCCACAGAGGATGGGGTCGAAGCACGGCTCGTCATGGAAAAAGGTGGTGCGCGTCCTTGGCAGGTAGAGCGCGGGCCGTTTCCACGTGAGCGGCTTGAATCTTTGCCACGAGCCCATTGGAGCCTGCTCGTCTCTAACCTGGAGCATTGGCTTGAGGATGCCGGTAGGCTCCTTGATGAATTCAACTTTGTCCCCCTCTGGCGTGCAGATGATCTCATGGTGAGTTTGGCGCCGCCGGGCGGCAGTGTGGGTGCCCATGTTGATTCTTACGATGTATTCCTCCTTCAAGGATTCGGCCGGCGCACATGGCAGATCGCCAGTGGTGGCGACCGGGCGCTGCGGCCCGGGATCGACCTGCGGATTCTCAAGAAGTTTGTTCCTGACGAGAGCTGGGACCTAGAGCCAGGCGATATGCTTTACCTGCCACCTGGGGTGGCCCATCACGGCGTGGCCGTGACGGCCTCTATGACTTATTCGATTGGGTTTCGCGCACCGTCACAGCGCGATATGCTCGCACATTTCTTCGGCTTACCTGAGGCGCTCACCGCGCTCGTCGCAACAGACGCGATGTACCAAGACCCTGGGCTCCCGCTGCAAGCAAATCCCGGAGCTATAAATCCGGATGCTGTGGATGCCGTCACCGCGATGCTGCGGGCCCCACTGGAACATAAGGATGTCGTCGGTCGGTGGTTTGGCCGCCATGTGACGCGGCTGCCCTCGGGGATGGAGGTTGCACCTTCAGGCCGCCGCCTACCGAGTGTCGCTACCGTGCAGCGTGCACTCACAACCGGGCGTCAACTCTGGCGCAGTGATCACGCGCGCTACGCGCATTACACCGCCACCGATGGCAGCCTGTACCTTTATATCGACGGTGAGGAATATCCCCTGGACCCGAAACTGAGCCCTTTGGTTGAGGCCCTGACGGCGCGGCGCAGTCATCATGGTCGCGCGCTCAAGGCTCTGATGCCCCGCAGTGGGCGGGCCGCGGAGGCGGCACTGACCTTGATGCGGCAAATGTTGCGCGATGGCTATCTCTACTTCGCCAAGTAATTGGAGACGACACACACCTTTGGCGGCGCTTCCGCTATAATAGCTAGGTCCAACCTTTTCATCACCTAGTCCTTAGCCGATCATTCGGGAGCGCCCACATGGAACAGGCTGTCGCCGCAATCCGTCCCCATGCGAGTTTCAAGGCATCGAAACCGCGCGATCTCCTATCGCCCGTGTTAGATGTGCTGCTGATTGGTGGGGCTTCGGTCGTCCTCTTTACGCTCGCCTACTTTGGCGTCGACAAGAACGCCGACACGACGCAAATCTCGTGGGCGGCGTTCTACCTGGCCTTCGCGGTCAATAACCCGCACTTTATGGCCTCGTATTTATTGCTGTATCGAGACAAAAGACGCGAACTTCTAACCACTCCACGGTTTTTCTGGGCAGGCGTGCTAGCGCCGACCTTGATTGCGGGATACATGGCCGGCTGTATTTTTCTGAAATCGCCAAAGTACCTGAGTTATGCCGTCAACTTCATGTACTTTACCGTCGGCTGGCACTACATCAAGCAGATCTATGGCACCGTGGTCGTCACGGCAGCGCGACGGGGCTATTACTTTACGGGCCTTGAGTCACGGCTACTTAAAGCCAATCTCTTTCCCGTTTGGTTTATGTCACTCATCAACGGCAACTTGGGTATCCGCGAGCTCATGCATTACGGAGTTGGTTACCATACTTTTGATCTGCCGCCCTGGCTCATGACGGTCAACTACGGTTTCCTGGTTATCAGTCTCGTGGTGGTGACAACCATCGTTTATCGCAAATGGCTGGCGACGGGTAAGCTACCTGGATGGCCGGCTTGCGCCTCGTTCGCAGCAATTTATGTGTGGTATTTGCCGTCATTTTATCACTCGGTATTTTGGTACTTGATCCCATTTTTTCACTCGCTACAGTATCTATTATTCGTGATGGCGCTGAAAAAAAACCAGTACACCGCCGAGGCCGAGGCGGCGACTGCTGACGCTGTCGGTCAGCGTGCGTTTTTTGCCAAGCACGTGCTTGGCTTTGCCGCGGCAGTATTAGTCCTCGGATTTTTGATGTTTGACGGCATCCCCTTTATGCTTGATCAGGTGATGCCTTATGACCGAACACTGTTCGGACCCCAGCTCGCCATGTTTGTCTTCATCACTTTTATCAACATCCATCATTACTTTATCGATAACGTGATTTGGCGGCGCGACAACCCAGCGCTCAAGGCGTATTTGTAGCTTTGGCTTGTCGTCCCACCTGCGGCTAAGTTAAGCCTAAAGTCCAGCAGGTGGAGGACAGCGATGACGGCGATGTTAGTATGTTAGTGGTGACCCTCGGTGACCCCTATGGCGTCACGATTGAGCTATTGGCTGACGCGCTGCGTGCGGGAGGCCTCGCGGGTCCGTGGCCTGTGGTGCTCGTCGGTAGCAACTGGCATTGGCAGGATCAGCTGCGGCGTCTAGGACACTCCCTTGGGACTGAGATCGAGATCACGGTGCTTCGTGGTGCTCAAGCTGCTAGCGAGTTGCTTAGGGTGCGCGGCAGTGGTCTTTATTTTGTCGACGTCGGGTCCCAGGCGGGAGAGGCACCGGCGGAGACTTTAACGCCCGTGATTCGTGGTGAGCTCGCCGTCGGAGCCCTGCATTGGTTGCGGGAGCTTGAGGCTGCACGTCGTGCGACCAGCGTTACGACGCCTCTGGCCGTAGTAACAGGACCGATCGACAAATATGCGGCGGGGGCAGCCGCCTTTGGCTATCCAGGTCAGACGGAATTTTTTGCCGCTTTGTGGCAGAGCCAAGCCATCATGATATTGGCTGGCCCTAAACTGCGCGTTGGTCTGGTGACTAATCATCTGGCGCTGCGTGACGTAGCAAAGACGCTAAGTAGCGATTTGATTTGTGCCAAAGCTATCTTGCTGGCGCGAAGTATCCGCAGCACTTACGGGATTGAGCGGCCGCGCCTTGCCATCACGGGTCTCAACCCCCATGCTAGTGACGGTGGACTATTTGGTGACGAGGAGCATCAAATCATCGCACCGGCCGTGCAGAGAGCCCAAACGCAACTGGGACTAGAGGCTACTCTGACCGGCCCGTTACCAGCGGATACGGCCTTTTACCGCGGTTACCGCGGTGATTTTGATGCCGTGCTCGCCATGTATCATGACCAAGGGCTGGGGCCCCTAAAGACCGTTCATTTTGATGACGCTGTGAATGTATCGGGAGGGCTTAAGCATTTTCGTGCCTCCCCAGATCATGGACCAGCAGCAGATATTTTCCTGCGCCGTCAGGCTTCCCCCGCTAGCATGACGGCTGCCATCAAGCTTGCTGCTGATTATTTGCATAAATTTGGGGAGAACACACGATGACAGAACCCGCAGCAACCATCGAGGTCCGTGGCGCCGCCGCACATAACCTGAAGCAAGTCGATGTCACCATAGACCGTGGGACACTCACCGTGGTGACTGGCGTGAGTGGCTCCGGTAAGAGCTCGCTCGCTTTTGATACCGTACTGGCCGAGGCCCAACGGCGGTTTTTTTACACCCTGTCGCATTACTCGCGGCAGTTCTTAGATCTTTCGTCGCGACCTGCCGTGCGCTCGATCACGGGACTTTCGCCGGCGATCAGTGTGGCACAAAACGAGACGCCGCCATCCCGCCGGGCAACCGTGGGCACCATCACTGACCTGAGTGAACTCCTGGCGGTGCTGATGGCCCGCTTTGGCGCGCAACTCTGTCCGACGCATAATCTAGCGACGGCGGCTATGACGCCAGAGGCTATGGCCACGCATATCATGGAGGACAGCAGTGGTCAGACGATCGCTATCTGTGCTCCTGTGGTCACGGCTAAGAAAGGCGTATTCAAGGCACAACTCACGCAGTTTGCCGCACGCGGCTACACCAAGGCCAGCATCGATGGCGCGTTGGTGTCGCTCACCCCTGTTCCGCAGCTTAATAAAGAGCTCAAGCACACGATCAAAATCATCATCGATACGGTCAAGATCAAGCCTGAAGCGGCGAGTCGACTGAGGCGCAGCATTGAGACCGCTCTTGCCGAGGGGCAGGGCTTTGTCGATGTGGCCCCCTGTGACGCGCGGGGCAAACTCGACGAGAGCTCGCTACAAACTTTTGCTGCCGCTGGGGGCTGTCCGCAGTGTGGTTTTAGCTGGCCACGACTTGATTCGCGCCATTTTTCAGCCAATTCCCTCGGTCAGTGTAAAGCCTGCCGCGGCCTTGGGTACGATACGACCGGACTCGGGAGCAGCGGGCTCAGTGATGAAGAGGCGGAGGCAGATAGCAGTGGGGATTTAAGTCTGCGCGCCAGACTTGGTCTCGATGCTCCGTGTCAGGCCTGCCGCGGGACTGGGCTCTCCCCTGAACTGAGCGCGATTAGGTTAGGGGAGGCATCGCCGTTAGATTTGCAGCAGTTGACGCTACTCAAGCTCGAAGATTGGCTGACCCAGCTCATCGCCCATCGTGGCAGCAACCCTGCTCTCGCTCGGGTGGCCGACGAGGCGTTGGCGACTGTGCGGCGTATTAACGGTATCGGTCTTGGCTACCTAACTTTAGCCAGGCGTCTACGCAGTCTGTCTGGCGGAGAATCGCAGCGTCTCAAACTCGCTGGTATCCTGGTCGAGGACTTGCGTGGGGTACTCTATGTGTTGGATGAGCCGAGCCAGGGTCTGCATGCTAGCGAGCTAGATCAACTCGTGATGTCGCTAAGACGGCTGACTGCTTCGGGCAACACCGTGCTGATGGTGGATCATGACGAGCGGTTGATGCGTGCGGCCGATTGGATTATCGATCTTGGACCCGGCGGTGGCATGCGGGGTGGGCGACTTATGGCCAAATTCAAGCCGACGGAGGCCGCCCGGTTTGCGCGCGAGTCGCTGACTGCCAAATATTTAGCGAGTGCTAATAGTCAGACGATAGATAAACAAAATAACATTACAAACAAGTCACCAGCGATCATCATCGAAGGTGCTCATTGTCACAATTTAGCGATCGATAGTGTAAGATTTCCGCTAGGTGGCTGGTGTGTTGTGACTGGGGTCTCGGGTGCTGGTAAGAGTTCTCTGGTACTACAGACGCTTTATCCAAACCTGGTCGCACTACTCTCCGGTAGCAAGAAGCCGCCAACTCACGCCAAGAAGTTTACTGGCGCTGACGCAGTGACGGCCGTGCACCTCGTC
The window above is part of the Deltaproteobacteria bacterium genome. Proteins encoded here:
- the pdxA gene encoding 4-hydroxythreonine-4-phosphate dehydrogenase (catalyzes oxidation of 4-(phosphohydroxy)-L-threonine into 2-amino-3-oxo-4-(phosphohydroxy)butyric acid which decarboxylates to form 1-amino-3-(phosphohydroxy)propan-2-one (3-amino-2-oxopropyl phosphate)): MLVVTLGDPYGVTIELLADALRAGGLAGPWPVVLVGSNWHWQDQLRRLGHSLGTEIEITVLRGAQAASELLRVRGSGLYFVDVGSQAGEAPAETLTPVIRGELAVGALHWLRELEAARRATSVTTPLAVVTGPIDKYAAGAAAFGYPGQTEFFAALWQSQAIMILAGPKLRVGLVTNHLALRDVAKTLSSDLICAKAILLARSIRSTYGIERPRLAITGLNPHASDGGLFGDEEHQIIAPAVQRAQTQLGLEATLTGPLPADTAFYRGYRGDFDAVLAMYHDQGLGPLKTVHFDDAVNVSGGLKHFRASPDHGPAADIFLRRQASPASMTAAIKLAADYLHKFGENTR
- a CDS encoding excinuclease ABC subunit UvrA — encoded protein: MTEPAATIEVRGAAAHNLKQVDVTIDRGTLTVVTGVSGSGKSSLAFDTVLAEAQRRFFYTLSHYSRQFLDLSSRPAVRSITGLSPAISVAQNETPPSRRATVGTITDLSELLAVLMARFGAQLCPTHNLATAAMTPEAMATHIMEDSSGQTIAICAPVVTAKKGVFKAQLTQFAARGYTKASIDGALVSLTPVPQLNKELKHTIKIIIDTVKIKPEAASRLRRSIETALAEGQGFVDVAPCDARGKLDESSLQTFAAAGGCPQCGFSWPRLDSRHFSANSLGQCKACRGLGYDTTGLGSSGLSDEEAEADSSGDLSLRARLGLDAPCQACRGTGLSPELSAIRLGEASPLDLQQLTLLKLEDWLTQLIAHRGSNPALARVADEALATVRRINGIGLGYLTLARRLRSLSGGESQRLKLAGILVEDLRGVLYVLDEPSQGLHASELDQLVMSLRRLTASGNTVLMVDHDERLMRAADWIIDLGPGGGMRGGRLMAKFKPTEAARFARESLTAKYLASANSQTIDKQNNITNKSPAIIIEGAHCHNLAIDSVRFPLGGWCVVTGVSGAGKSSLVLQTLYPNLVALLSGSKKPPTHAKKFTGADAVTAVHLVDRRPIAKSGVSMPVTYLDVLGELRDIYAAQSDAQVMGLTARSFSLSVEGGRCPECKGRGELSLTMRFLADARVRCPVCKGQRFQTSVLGVRYLGLSLAQVLELTLDEALDHFKNHRKIVQRLSPAVELGLGYLKLGQPSASLSGGEAQRLKLVPYLGRRIDAGTLLILDEPTTGLHFADVDLLLGILRRLVAAGATVVTVEHNESVIAAADWVIELGPGAAHAGGKLVRQGQTDLLECC
- a CDS encoding cupin domain-containing protein gives rise to the protein MSRSKRHAAHHNRSPRGKSAPKLTLLGGLTAAEFLADYWQKRPLLIRGAIPNFQTLLTPDQLAGLATEDGVEARLVMEKGGARPWQVERGPFPRERLESLPRAHWSLLVSNLEHWLEDAGRLLDEFNFVPLWRADDLMVSLAPPGGSVGAHVDSYDVFLLQGFGRRTWQIASGGDRALRPGIDLRILKKFVPDESWDLEPGDMLYLPPGVAHHGVAVTASMTYSIGFRAPSQRDMLAHFFGLPEALTALVATDAMYQDPGLPLQANPGAINPDAVDAVTAMLRAPLEHKDVVGRWFGRHVTRLPSGMEVAPSGRRLPSVATVQRALTTGRQLWRSDHARYAHYTATDGSLYLYIDGEEYPLDPKLSPLVEALTARRSHHGRALKALMPRSGRAAEAALTLMRQMLRDGYLYFAK